From the Methanoculleus caldifontis genome, the window ATGCCCGAAAAGACCCTGCCGTGGTCGGGGACCCAGTGCAGGGCGGCGTTTGAGAAGACCACGTCGAACTCCCCATCAAACGGCAGGTCGAGCATGTCCCCCTCGACGAACCGGAGATTCGGGCACCGCTCCGGGGGAAGATGCTCCCGGGCAAAGGCGATCATATCGGGGGAGAGGTCGAGGCCGAGCACCGAACCGGAGGAAAGGCGGGCTGCAATCTCCGCGGTCACCTTCCCCTCGCCGCAGCCGAGATCCAGCACCCGCTCGTTGCCGGATAGATCGAGCTTCGCGATCAGTTCATGCGCCCAGCTGGCCTGGGTGGACGAGTGCTGCCGGTAGTCATCCGGATTCCACGTGTGTGCGATGATACTCCCTCCATGCGAGTTGCCCGGCCGGAACAGCAGTCAGGTTCTCGCAGGTGAGAGGTATCGCCGCAACAGGGTATCAAGCCACCTGCATCGGGTCGTCGTTGACTCGCTCGAAGAAGGGAGAAGAGGAGGACACTCATTACAGACTTCGCGCTCTTCGCGGCTCGCACCTGCGGTGCTCAAGCTCGCTGCGCTCGCACTTCGCGTGAGATTGTATCGCCATCCTACACGGAGCCTCACGCGAAGCCGCGAAGGCCGCGAAGTGCAACTGCCTGCAGGGCAGGAGCATGAGCACCGTCAGGTGCGAAGAACGACGCTCCTGCGGAGCGGAGTTGGAGCACCGGAGGTGCGACTTGCGAGCAAAGCGAGCATGAGAAGCCCTCAGGCTTCGAAGCGTGAACGAAGTGAGCGTGAGCACCGTCAGGTGCGAAGTGCGAGCAAAGCGAGCATGAGAAGCCCTCAGGCTTCGAAGCGTGAACGAAGTGAGCGTGAGCACCGTCAGGTGCGAAGTGCGAGCAAAGCGAGCATGAGAAGCCCTCAGGCTTCGAAGAACGACGCTCCCACAGAGCGGAGTTGGAGCACCGGAGGTGCGACTTGCGATGGCCCGGAGGGCCGGAGCTTGAACACCGCCAGGTGCTAGGGCACTCATTACGGGCTTTGTGCGAGACCGTGAGGAAACCCGAACCGCTCACAACCCCATCCGGCAGAGGTCCCGCATCGCCCGGAGGACGTAGAGGGTCTCGCCCTCGAGCCTCTCCTCGTCGACGATGAACGAGACGAAACCCGCACGGGCGAAGAGTCCCCTCACCGCGGAAGGATCGGTCAGGGACGAGACCAGGAGGAGAACCCGCCCGAAGGGCGAGAGCACCCGGCCTACATCCGCGGCGAACTTCTCTATCGTCACCCTCCCCGTCGGCCCGCCGTCGAGGGCGTACTCCAGCCAGTCGTCGATCCGCTCCTCGGGAGCGGTCGGGAGGTAGGGCGGGTTGAAGAGGATGAGGTCGAAGGGCCCCGATAGCCCCGCAAAAAGGTCGGTCCGGACCGCCGCGACCCCGCGCGAGCGGGCGCATGCCACCGCATGGGGGTTGATGTCGGTCGCGACGACCGCCGCCGCCCGGTCGAGAAGTCCGGCCGCGACGTAGCCGCTCCCGGTCCCGACCTCCAGCACCCGGTCGGTCTCCCGGACCTCCCGGAGCGCCGCCCTGAGGAGGAGAAACGAGTCCTCGGCTGGCGGATAGACCTGATCGGGAACCTCGCCGCGGTTCACGGTCAGCACCCGGCGAGCGTGTTTGCCACCAGCGCGAACTCCTCAAGCGTCAGGTCTTCGGGCCGCCGCTGGAGAAGATCTTCGGGGAGGGCCGCGATCGCCCGCTCGATCGTCTCGGAGGCAAACGCATCCTCCCCGAGCCTGAGCGCCTTCCTGATGGTCTTTCGCCGGTGGGAGAAGAGCACCCGGACGACGTCGGCGTAGACCTTCCGGTCAGTTATCGGGTACGGCGGTTCGTGCGGAGTGATCCTGACAACCCAGGAGCGGACCTGGGGCCTCGGCCGGAAGGAGGCGGGCGAGAGCTCGAGGATGGGTTTGACCGACGCATAGGTCTGGACCATCACCGAGAGCCGGCCCACATCGGACGTCCCCGGCTGCGCGATCATCCGCTGGGCAAACTCCTTCTGGTACATCAGGACCGCGACCTCAAACCCGATATCGAGCAGTCGGAAGGTGATCTTAGAAGAGACAGAATAAGGGAGGTTCGCGACGACGAGGTCGAACGGCGGGATCTCCACCTTCTTCGCATCGCCGGGGACTATCTCGAGACGGCCTTCCTCAAGCTCGTCGGCGAAGGTCAACTCGAGTTCTTCCACAAGAGCGGGATCGATCTCCACCGCGATGACGTGCGCACCACGGTCGAGGAGGGCGCGAGTGAGGATCCCCTCGCCCGGCCCGATCTCGAGCACCCGCCGACCGGAGACCTCGACCGAACCCGCAATCCTCTCGACGGCCCTCCGGTCGACGAGGAAGTGCTGATCTCTTGGAGCGCTCATTTCGACGTAAAGACGTGATACTTCTCTTCCGGATCCTCGATCTCGTGCAGGATCCGGTTGATGATCATCCGGTCGGGGTGCGGGAGCGACTTGATCCGTGCAGAGATGTCCGCAAAGGACTCAAACGGCTTCTTCCCCCGCTGCTCGATGATCTCCCACATCAGTTTCTTCCCGATGCCGGGAAGCAGGTGCAGCATGTGGAACTTCGGCGTGATGGGAACGGACTTGTTGAAGAAGTCGACGAACCTCGACTCGTTCTCGCGGACGATCTGCTCGACCACGAACGGCAACTCGAGCTTCGCCGTCGCCGTCAGGTCCTCGTAGCTCATCCGCCGCTTGACCCGCTCAATCTTCTCCCGCTCCGCATCGCCGATGTAGACCCGGTCGTAGACCTGGATGTTCGCACCCGTCTTCGGGACGAGCTCGAGCAACTTGAACTGGTCCACGCCGACGGCGAGGACGACCGGTTCGCGCTTGTAGACAGGACGCTGGTCGTTCGCATATCCCATTGGAAGGATATCGATGACTATAGCGTTCTCCTCTTTCTTTTCGGTCCTCACAGGCACCACCCCTTCAATCAGAAGTGAGTCATTACCAGATCGAGGATCTCGTCGAGCTCTTCCGTCGTAAGGTTGAACCGTTCTTTAGCGTAGATAGCACGCAGTTCGTCCCGGGTCCGCGGCATCAGGTTCGCGATGCGGAAGGCGATATCCTCCTTCATCTTCTCGAGCTTCACAAGCTCGGCGACGAGGTCGTGGGCCTTCTCGGCGGTGGTCTTTGAGAGGTGGTTGGCATGCTCGATACTCTTACGAAGTTCGTAAGACATCTCCTCGCCGGACTCAAGCCGGGCTGCCTCCACCGTAAGAAGCGTTTCACGCAGTTCGGGAAGCAGCATCCGCTCTTCGCTAACGATCCGTTTTACCTTCATGCCAATCACCAACTGATGAGAACTATACTTTCTGCGCTTTTAGATGTTGCGGTCTCGCAATCACCTGTTTCATCGTATCTCCGTCCCTGACCTCGAGGAGCCATGCGCGTCCGCGCTGCCCGATGACCGTGCCGGTCTTACCGTGGAATCTCCGGTGGGGCATGCCCTTCTGGACACTCGGCTCGACGACAACGTGCACCTTCTGCCCGATCTCGAAATTCTGGATCACCGAGGTGACCGGGGGGATACCGCGTTTTCGGAGGTCCTTCTTGAACTTATACCGCGTCTTCTTGCGTGGTCCATTATGATGTGCCATGATTACTCACCATACTCGTTCGCTGTTTTGACCAGCACTACATCGAGGCTGACAACACGTGCGGTGCGCCCCAGGATCTGGGCGAGGCTGGGCTGGGTTCTGCCGCTGTCACCCGATACCAGTTCTTTGATGTAGAGGCCTGCTTCGCCGACGACTTCCACCCAGTATCTGTCGTCTTGTGTGCCTGTACACTGGATATCGAGGACCTGCCGTTCCCGGACTTTATCTGCCCGTCGGTGTGACACCCGGATGGGGGTGCGCTGTCGTATCGTTACACCTTTTAACTGATCGAGGGCCGCTCCGAACTCCTCTGGCGTTACGGAGGCGTCTGTCTCGACCAGGATCCTGTATTTTTTATGCGCCTGGTCTGATTTAAGGCTTTGCACCGTCTTCCGGTCCGCCCATCCGGTCAGGTGGACACCCACCCGGCCGTCGGCGTTCCGGTTGATCTCTTCCTCGAGGGCCGCGAGGTCCACCGACCGTCTCCGCGGCACCTCGACCTCCATCACGAAGGGGCGGCCCGACCCGAGCATCCTTGCATCGATGTCCTCCCGGCCGGCGCCGTGGAGGACGGCGTTCTCCGCGTCGAAGGCCTCGATGACCGGCCGGCCGATCAGTTCCTCGACGGAGTCCGCGTACTGCTTGCCGGTGAAGTTGCACTTCTCGCACCCGGCTCCCCGGCAGGCCCGGCAGTCCCAGTGGGTCTGCGGGATCCCCCGCTCGTACTTCAGGTAGCGACCGACAAAGTAGATGGGGTTGACCTGCACCTCGACGGTCCCCTCCGAGAGATCGAGGATCACGACGATGTCGGGCCTCTTCAGGTCGGCCGTCTTGCCCGCCAGCACCGAGACGGCTTTGCCGACCTCCCGGTTCATCTCGGCCTTCAGCGGTTCGGGGTCGCGGAGAGCGAGATCGCTCCAGACCATCTCCTCGCTCTCCGCGACGAGCGGCGGAACCTTCGTCCCCACGAGGAAGGTCTCGAACTCGAGACCCTGGACCGCTTCGACGACCTTCGCCGCCCACTCGTCGACGCGGTAGAGTTCGCCGCCGCAGATCCAGCAGGAACCGTGGTCGGCCTCCCGGTGGGGCACGTTCGCCGCAAGTTCGCGCGTGATCCGGAGCGCCCGGCCCCGTTCCTCGTTTGTCAGTCCAAACGACCGCTTCCCGAAGAACCGGCCGAGACAGCGGTCGCAGGTCTCGCCGTATCCAAGGATTGCTTCTACCTCTTCTATGATTTCCATCAGGCTTCCCTCCGGTCCATCTCATTTAAGAGGACGGTGATAGTGTGATCGGCGTGCAGCGACCGCGGTCCGACCGAGTAACTGCGATACCCCTCGACCAGAGCCCCCTCTTCGGCCGTGAGGTTGTGGTGGTCGGAGAGGAGATAGTTCTCCGGAAGGGCTGAGGCCGCCCGGATATCCTCCCCGCCCTCGTCGAGGACCGCGAACGGGATCTCGGCGAGAAGCCTCGACAACCCGCCGCGGCGGACGTAGACCCCCGGCGTCGACTCCCGGAAAGAGTCGCCGCAGGGGATCGAGAGCGCCTTCTTGATCAGGGCGGCGCTGCTCCGCTCGTCCGGCGAGAGGTAGCGGACCTCGCTTCCTCTGAAGAGGACGGTCTTCTCGGGGCCGGGCTCTCCGCAGAGGATGAGGTAACACTCGACGTCGCGCCGGAGATCGTGGGAGAGAAAGAACGAGGAGTTGATGCAGCGGCAGAGGACGTCCATCCTTCCGCCGCTGCCGGCAAGGTCGTTCAGGCTGAAGGCGCCGCTGGTTGCGGCCAGGTGGCCCACGACGGCAAAGCGCTTCATCTACTGGTTCCTGCCGAACTTCTTCATCATGCGCTGCATGTTGAACTTGCCGCCGCTCATGCCGCGCATGCCCTTTAAGGCACGCTGCATGATCTTGTAGTACTTGATGAGGTCCCTGACATCGTCGGTCGAGACCCCTGCGCCGCGAGAGATCCGCTGGATCCGCGAACTCCCGATCACCGAGGGGTCGTCGAGCTCCGATGCCGTCATCGAGTCCATCATCACCTTGTAGCGCTGCATCTTGGTGCTGGTGATGTCGTAGGCGTCGTCGGGGATCTGCATCCCGCCAAGGGGGAGCATGCTCATGATCTGCTTCAAG encodes:
- a CDS encoding HemK2/MTQ2 family protein methyltransferase, which produces MNRGEVPDQVYPPAEDSFLLLRAALREVRETDRVLEVGTGSGYVAAGLLDRAAAVVATDINPHAVACARSRGVAAVRTDLFAGLSGPFDLILFNPPYLPTAPEERIDDWLEYALDGGPTGRVTIEKFAADVGRVLSPFGRVLLLVSSLTDPSAVRGLFARAGFVSFIVDEERLEGETLYVLRAMRDLCRMGL
- the rsmA gene encoding 16S rRNA (adenine(1518)-N(6)/adenine(1519)-N(6))-dimethyltransferase RsmA gives rise to the protein MSAPRDQHFLVDRRAVERIAGSVEVSGRRVLEIGPGEGILTRALLDRGAHVIAVEIDPALVEELELTFADELEEGRLEIVPGDAKKVEIPPFDLVVANLPYSVSSKITFRLLDIGFEVAVLMYQKEFAQRMIAQPGTSDVGRLSVMVQTYASVKPILELSPASFRPRPQVRSWVVRITPHEPPYPITDRKVYADVVRVLFSHRRKTIRKALRLGEDAFASETIERAIAALPEDLLQRRPEDLTLEEFALVANTLAGC
- a CDS encoding DUF655 domain-containing protein is translated as MRTEKKEENAIVIDILPMGYANDQRPVYKREPVVLAVGVDQFKLLELVPKTGANIQVYDRVYIGDAEREKIERVKRRMSYEDLTATAKLELPFVVEQIVRENESRFVDFFNKSVPITPKFHMLHLLPGIGKKLMWEIIEQRGKKPFESFADISARIKSLPHPDRMIINRILHEIEDPEEKYHVFTSK
- a CDS encoding RNA polymerase Rpb4 family protein, whose product is MKVKRIVSEERMLLPELRETLLTVEAARLESGEEMSYELRKSIEHANHLSKTTAEKAHDLVAELVKLEKMKEDIAFRIANLMPRTRDELRAIYAKERFNLTTEELDEILDLVMTHF
- a CDS encoding 50S ribosomal protein L21e — protein: MAHHNGPRKKTRYKFKKDLRKRGIPPVTSVIQNFEIGQKVHVVVEPSVQKGMPHRRFHGKTGTVIGQRGRAWLLEVRDGDTMKQVIARPQHLKAQKV
- a CDS encoding tRNA pseudouridine(54/55) synthase Pus10; protein product: MEIIEEVEAILGYGETCDRCLGRFFGKRSFGLTNEERGRALRITRELAANVPHREADHGSCWICGGELYRVDEWAAKVVEAVQGLEFETFLVGTKVPPLVAESEEMVWSDLALRDPEPLKAEMNREVGKAVSVLAGKTADLKRPDIVVILDLSEGTVEVQVNPIYFVGRYLKYERGIPQTHWDCRACRGAGCEKCNFTGKQYADSVEELIGRPVIEAFDAENAVLHGAGREDIDARMLGSGRPFVMEVEVPRRRSVDLAALEEEINRNADGRVGVHLTGWADRKTVQSLKSDQAHKKYRILVETDASVTPEEFGAALDQLKGVTIRQRTPIRVSHRRADKVRERQVLDIQCTGTQDDRYWVEVVGEAGLYIKELVSGDSGRTQPSLAQILGRTARVVSLDVVLVKTANEYGE
- the trmY gene encoding tRNA (pseudouridine(54)-N(1))-methyltransferase TrmY translates to MKRFAVVGHLAATSGAFSLNDLAGSGGRMDVLCRCINSSFFLSHDLRRDVECYLILCGEPGPEKTVLFRGSEVRYLSPDERSSAALIKKALSIPCGDSFRESTPGVYVRRGGLSRLLAEIPFAVLDEGGEDIRAASALPENYLLSDHHNLTAEEGALVEGYRSYSVGPRSLHADHTITVLLNEMDRREA